From a single Candidatus Nitrospira nitrosa genomic region:
- a CDS encoding helix-turn-helix domain-containing protein, producing the protein MATDTTEPIERWTAKRRVALVVSLLKGETSVAEAARLHGLTVAEIDDWREKFLVGAENALRTRPRDEEALKDEQIKKLKQKIGDLVLDNDILREALKPYPLDRKTSDA; encoded by the coding sequence ATGGCAACAGACACAACCGAACCGATTGAACGGTGGACGGCCAAACGGCGCGTGGCGCTGGTGGTCAGTCTCCTGAAGGGAGAGACGTCGGTGGCCGAAGCAGCCCGGCTGCATGGGCTGACGGTGGCCGAGATCGACGACTGGCGGGAGAAGTTTCTGGTGGGAGCGGAGAACGCGCTTCGGACTCGGCCACGGGACGAAGAGGCGCTTAAGGACGAGCAGATCAAGAAGTTGAAACAGAAGATCGGCGATCTGGTCCTGGACAACGACATCTTACGGGAGGCCTTGAAACCCTACCCTTTGGACCGGAAGACATCCGACGCGTGA
- a CDS encoding IS3 family transposase, translating to MRGTVSGVSERRSCQVLGVSRAGLPRTAGSDRRRSVADPPWTERLRQLIQQYPTFGYRRLWVLLRFGDGLRINRKAVYRVLKQKRWLVHQRVSTPRPRVQGWTSRADRSNERWAMDVTHIDCGQDGWAHLAAVIDCHDREVMGYEFALRSRAKEAERAVEAACLQRFGTLRPVGAPVLRSDNGLIFQSRRFRQACRDYRLQQEFITPYTPEQNGIIERFFRSLKEECVWQHAFQTFEEARRVIRDWLRWYNEERPHQALGYRSPVQYRAQQSTQVA from the coding sequence GTGAGAGGCACGGTGTCGGGTGTCTCGGAGCGGCGGAGTTGCCAGGTACTCGGTGTCAGCCGCGCGGGCCTGCCTCGGACGGCAGGGAGCGACCGGCGACGCTCTGTGGCGGATCCGCCGTGGACGGAGCGATTGCGGCAGCTGATCCAACAGTATCCAACGTTCGGATATCGGCGGCTGTGGGTGCTCTTGCGATTCGGGGACGGACTCCGCATCAATCGGAAGGCCGTCTATCGTGTGCTGAAACAGAAACGGTGGTTGGTGCATCAACGCGTCTCCACCCCACGTCCTCGCGTGCAAGGCTGGACGAGTCGGGCGGATCGCAGCAACGAACGTTGGGCCATGGATGTGACGCATATTGATTGTGGACAAGATGGCTGGGCGCATCTGGCGGCGGTGATTGATTGTCATGATCGGGAAGTGATGGGCTACGAGTTTGCCTTGCGCAGTCGGGCGAAGGAGGCTGAACGGGCGGTCGAAGCGGCGTGCCTACAGCGATTTGGGACCTTGCGTCCGGTGGGCGCACCGGTCCTCCGCAGCGACAATGGCCTGATCTTTCAGAGCCGTCGGTTCCGGCAAGCCTGTCGAGACTATCGGCTGCAGCAGGAGTTCATCACGCCGTACACGCCGGAACAGAATGGGATCATCGAACGGTTCTTTCGGAGTCTCAAAGAGGAATGTGTCTGGCAGCACGCGTTCCAGACGTTTGAGGAGGCGCGGCGGGTCATTCGAGACTGGCTGCGGTGGTACAACGAAGAGCGCCCGCATCAAGCGCTGGGCTATCGAAGCCCCGTCCAATATCGGGCCCAACAATCAACTCAGGTGGCTTGA
- a CDS encoding right-handed parallel beta-helix repeat-containing protein, with product MRKQPHYFQRRFLFPICAAPLLLALLGSVTAQAATYYVSLSGNDSYPGTQAQPFRNFARAISPLRPGDTLYIRGGVWTQQIDLLTPNKSGTSGNYIKIAGYPGETVTIRYADPYVASYGPIKSRGNRGYLIFENLILDGSNTTEKTNWQIRDGNHHFILRNIEIKNFRASGLFVQANDIQVINCSIHDQRTVGTSRHYGIYFNGANGVIQGNRIYNNPGGGVHAYPGPISNLIIRGNTIYNNSTKPDTTVGGILVWGSSSSNISNTQIYNNLVYKNIPSVSNSTGGILVGPYTSGTKVWNNTLYGNKGNGLQIGFNSLFATTKSTVAQNNISYGNGQANYLNAGTSTVFTNNVTTDPKFVNAPVNNFQLQPSSPAANKGVVLSSVKTDYRNLPRPKGATYDVGGYENY from the coding sequence ATGAGAAAACAACCGCATTACTTCCAACGCCGGTTCCTGTTCCCAATCTGTGCAGCGCCGCTTCTACTAGCTCTTCTAGGATCCGTGACGGCGCAAGCCGCGACATACTATGTATCGCTTTCTGGCAACGATTCATATCCGGGCACACAGGCTCAACCATTCCGAAACTTTGCGAGAGCCATCAGCCCACTTCGTCCTGGTGACACACTCTATATTCGTGGGGGAGTATGGACTCAACAGATTGATCTCCTAACGCCCAACAAGAGTGGGACGTCAGGAAATTATATCAAGATAGCAGGATACCCAGGGGAGACGGTCACAATTCGGTACGCTGACCCTTACGTCGCCTCTTATGGCCCGATAAAGTCTCGAGGAAATCGAGGGTACTTGATTTTTGAGAATCTTATACTCGACGGCAGCAACACCACGGAAAAGACCAACTGGCAAATTCGTGATGGCAACCACCATTTCATTCTTCGTAATATTGAAATCAAGAACTTCCGTGCATCAGGACTCTTTGTTCAAGCGAACGACATACAAGTCATCAATTGCAGCATCCACGATCAGCGTACCGTGGGGACGAGCCGGCATTACGGAATCTATTTCAATGGTGCTAATGGAGTAATCCAAGGTAACAGGATTTACAACAATCCGGGTGGTGGCGTTCACGCATATCCTGGCCCCATCTCGAATCTCATCATACGGGGCAATACCATTTACAATAACAGTACGAAACCGGATACGACAGTTGGGGGCATCCTCGTCTGGGGAAGCTCCTCGTCCAACATTAGCAACACTCAAATTTATAATAACCTCGTGTATAAAAACATCCCTTCAGTGTCCAACTCAACAGGTGGAATTCTCGTCGGCCCTTATACCAGCGGGACAAAGGTCTGGAACAACACTTTATATGGAAATAAAGGGAATGGACTGCAAATTGGGTTTAACTCTTTATTCGCCACGACTAAGTCCACAGTGGCTCAAAACAATATCAGCTACGGCAATGGCCAGGCAAACTATCTGAACGCTGGCACTAGCACAGTCTTTACCAACAACGTCACCACAGATCCGAAGTTTGTCAATGCCCCAGTCAACAACTTCCAACTTCAGCCGAGCAGTCCCGCCGCCAATAAGGGAGTTGTGTTGAGCAGTGTAAAAACTGACTATAGGAACCTCCCAAGACCCAAGGGTGCAACTTACGATGTCGGCGGGTATGAAAACTATTGA
- a CDS encoding glycosyltransferase family 4 protein translates to MKTPTICHICDYGSQYGGTFIDSLLFLSRYCRDKLQVATFCIFPDRAKNRSWLSNLDAEGIGYGFVPHKRNVAGPIRSLLVGREPLVLHSHFFTYDLTTVLLKYTTFKNSGIVWHYHNPCGGSVKQSIKDVLKIRLLLNLLGNYCIAVGDGVYKSVRDAGLAPDKAILLHNGVNIGRFFNKCEVVPEARKTLGLSSEDMVFLLLGWSPRRKGVDIFFKAAEELGRKFTNCKFLVVGKEETREFVSQLRYKSPLSPDAFRVVDPVEDFSVILKVTDVLVLASRSEGLPYAVLEAMTAGKLVISSALPAARETYGRSNGAWLFPTEDWKMLAELMEKGVLLQADERRSLGQANSQYVIENHSLGQWSKRIGELYEGVTSRYQRTLS, encoded by the coding sequence ATGAAAACCCCGACCATCTGCCACATCTGTGACTATGGCTCACAATATGGTGGGACATTTATCGATTCGCTCTTGTTCCTGAGCCGATACTGTCGTGATAAATTGCAGGTCGCCACGTTCTGTATATTTCCGGACAGGGCCAAGAACCGGAGTTGGTTGTCGAATTTGGATGCGGAGGGGATAGGATATGGTTTTGTTCCACACAAAAGGAATGTTGCAGGACCGATCCGTAGCCTTCTAGTGGGCCGGGAACCGCTGGTCTTACACAGTCATTTTTTCACGTATGATCTGACTACAGTTCTGCTTAAGTATACAACGTTCAAAAATTCAGGGATTGTCTGGCACTACCATAACCCCTGCGGAGGCAGTGTTAAGCAAAGCATCAAAGATGTGCTGAAGATTAGATTACTTCTCAACCTCTTGGGGAATTACTGTATTGCCGTTGGAGATGGAGTGTACAAGAGCGTCAGAGATGCGGGCCTGGCTCCTGACAAAGCCATATTGCTCCACAATGGTGTCAATATAGGACGTTTTTTTAATAAATGCGAAGTTGTACCTGAAGCGCGAAAGACCCTGGGCCTCTCGAGTGAGGACATGGTTTTTTTGCTTCTGGGCTGGAGTCCGCGGAGAAAGGGTGTCGATATTTTCTTCAAGGCTGCAGAAGAGTTGGGCAGAAAGTTTACGAATTGCAAATTTCTTGTCGTGGGAAAAGAAGAAACCCGTGAGTTTGTTTCGCAATTAAGGTACAAATCCCCCCTCAGTCCTGATGCCTTTCGAGTTGTTGATCCAGTTGAAGATTTTAGCGTTATATTGAAGGTGACCGATGTACTGGTTTTGGCTAGTCGTAGCGAAGGTTTGCCCTACGCCGTTCTGGAGGCAATGACGGCAGGGAAGCTTGTTATATCTTCTGCTCTTCCCGCAGCTCGGGAGACCTATGGGCGCTCCAATGGGGCCTGGTTGTTTCCAACGGAAGATTGGAAGATGCTGGCCGAGCTTATGGAGAAAGGCGTATTGTTGCAAGCAGATGAGCGACGCTCCCTCGGCCAGGCGAACAGTCAGTATGTTATCGAGAACCATTCGCTGGGTCAGTGGAGCAAAAGAATCGGTGAGTTGTACGAGGGGGTCACATCAAGATACCAACGAACGCTTTCTTGA
- a CDS encoding polysaccharide deacetylase family protein produces the protein MFEGMKYNTPVISIDVEDWPQSTWDRSLPITERAAQNTRRLLRILGEADVRTTMFVLGKFADRFPEVVKDIQADGHEVACHGHGHLEVFRQSPDEFFDDIRHSKDVLEQITGKPIKGYRAPDFSIVRETLWALDVLAAAGFEYDSSIVPARLPRYGIAGWPVLPVRVQLSSGSSILEAPLPTFRVLGRNWPVGGGGYHRLLPGFASRYCARKVMMEVPFIFYCHPYEFDIRELSEITIPVPPTTRFYQGAGRRWFEQRFRDFLRCFGGYSMQEMLSSQLWQEFRLSSLDPVLDQSWLHSERSRPGGVTDRN, from the coding sequence ATGTTTGAAGGGATGAAGTACAATACACCGGTCATCTCTATTGATGTGGAAGATTGGCCGCAGTCAACCTGGGACCGGAGTCTTCCAATTACTGAACGGGCGGCTCAGAACACCAGACGCCTTCTCCGAATTCTAGGTGAGGCGGACGTGAGAACCACGATGTTCGTCCTCGGTAAGTTTGCCGATCGCTTTCCTGAAGTCGTGAAAGACATACAGGCTGATGGTCATGAGGTAGCGTGTCATGGCCATGGACACCTGGAAGTTTTCCGGCAGTCTCCCGATGAGTTTTTTGATGATATTCGTCATTCCAAGGACGTTCTTGAGCAGATCACGGGGAAGCCAATCAAAGGGTATCGTGCCCCAGATTTTTCCATTGTCCGAGAGACCCTGTGGGCTCTCGACGTACTTGCAGCGGCAGGATTCGAGTATGACTCGAGCATCGTCCCGGCACGACTTCCTCGCTATGGGATCGCCGGTTGGCCGGTCCTCCCCGTCCGGGTGCAACTCAGTTCCGGTAGCAGTATTTTAGAGGCTCCACTGCCGACATTTCGTGTGCTCGGACGAAATTGGCCGGTAGGTGGAGGTGGGTACCATCGTTTGTTGCCGGGTTTTGCAAGTCGATACTGTGCGAGAAAGGTCATGATGGAAGTTCCGTTCATATTTTACTGCCATCCGTATGAGTTCGATATCCGAGAGCTCAGCGAGATTACTATTCCTGTTCCTCCTACGACTCGATTTTATCAAGGAGCCGGGCGGAGATGGTTTGAACAACGATTTCGGGACTTCCTGAGATGTTTTGGTGGATACTCCATGCAGGAGATGCTTTCTTCGCAGCTGTGGCAGGAATTTCGCCTGAGCAGCTTGGATCCCGTGCTCGACCAAAGCTGGCTTCACAGTGAGAGATCAAGACCGGGTGGAGTCACTGATCGCAACTAG